In Gymnogyps californianus isolate 813 chromosome 1, ASM1813914v2, whole genome shotgun sequence, the following are encoded in one genomic region:
- the MEIG1 gene encoding meiosis expressed gene 1 protein homolog translates to MVTQEVPHISRCLEEARSLDEFSTSYKEVLNTSNMKKSEVSGVMAKADIKPKSIHHAKKWSDDVENLYRFQQAGYRDEVEYKQVKQVDMVECWPETGFVKKLQRRDNTFYYYNKQRECEDKEVHKVKVYVY, encoded by the exons ATGGTGACTCAGGAAGTGCCGCACATATCTAGATGTCTTGAAGAAGCACGTTCATTAGATGAATTCAGTACATCCTATAAAGAAGTACTTAACACTAGTAACAT gaaaaagtcTGAAGTCTCTGGAGTCATGGCTAAAGCTGACATCAAACCAAAATCTATACATCATGCCAAAAAATGGTCAGATGATGTAGAGAACTTATACAGATTTCAGCAAGCTGGATACAGAGATGAGGTTGAATATAAACAAGTAAAACAAGTTGATATG GTAGAGTGTTGGCCAGAAACTGGATTTGTTAAGAAACTTCAGAGAAGGGACAATACGTTCTATTATTACAATAAGCAAAGAGAATGCGAAGACAAAGAAGTCCATAAAGTGAAAGTTTATGTGTATTAG